In the genome of Polaribacter sp. MED152, one region contains:
- a CDS encoding glutamine synthetase III — protein sequence MSTIRFAALQETLNRKPVSIIEKERRSVLFGQNVFNKHAMQQYLTRAAYDSVSNAIEKGTRIDRKIADQVAVSMKDWAISKGATHYTHWFQPLTGATAEKHDAFFESINGGLAMEKFDGKQLVQQEPDASSFPNGGIRNTFEARGYTAWDPTSPAFIYETTLCIPTIFVSYTGEALDNKTPLLRALQAIDTHATAVCKYFDKNATKVNATLGWEQEYFLIDDALANSRPDLILTGRTLLGHIPAKGQQLDDHYFGTIPARAMSFMQDLEQECMLLGIPVKTRHNEVAPNQFELAPIFEEANLAVDHNSLLMDVMEKVSKRHHFKVLFHEKPFAEINGSGKHNNWSLSTPDGTNLLSPGKTPMKNLQFLTFFINTIKAVYENEELLRASIASASNDHRLGANEAPPAIISVFIGSQLSNVLNELENVTKGKLSPEEKTDLKLNIIGKIPEILLDNTDRNRTSAFAFTGNKFEFRAVGSSANSAIPMTVLNTIVAKQLKEFKTEVDALIDDKNLKKDEAIFNVLREYIKDSKDIRFEGDGYGDAWEKEAKKRGLSNNKTTPEALQIKTAKQTVSLFEEMEVMNKVELEARYEIDIEQYTKRLQIESRVLGDIARNHVVPTAIIYQNTLLENTKNLKEIFGDEFKKIAKEQIELIMIISNHITEINALTLKMIEERRNAKGLKGLKSAQAYSKKVKPYFAQIRMHCDKLETMVDDNLWPLTKYRELLFTR from the coding sequence ATGTCAACAATTAGATTTGCTGCATTACAAGAAACTTTAAATAGAAAGCCAGTTTCAATTATAGAAAAAGAAAGAAGATCTGTATTGTTTGGTCAGAATGTTTTTAATAAACATGCCATGCAACAATATTTAACTAGAGCTGCCTATGATAGTGTGAGTAACGCAATTGAGAAAGGAACAAGGATAGATCGAAAAATTGCAGATCAGGTTGCAGTTAGCATGAAAGACTGGGCAATTTCTAAAGGCGCAACTCATTATACACATTGGTTTCAACCTTTAACAGGAGCTACAGCAGAAAAACACGATGCATTTTTTGAATCTATTAACGGTGGTTTGGCTATGGAGAAGTTTGATGGAAAACAATTAGTACAGCAAGAGCCAGATGCTTCTAGTTTTCCTAATGGAGGCATTAGAAATACTTTTGAGGCAAGAGGGTATACAGCTTGGGACCCAACATCTCCAGCCTTCATATATGAAACTACATTATGTATCCCAACAATTTTTGTTTCGTACACAGGTGAAGCTTTAGATAACAAAACACCATTATTAAGAGCACTGCAAGCTATAGATACCCATGCTACTGCAGTTTGTAAATACTTTGATAAAAATGCAACTAAAGTAAATGCTACTTTAGGTTGGGAGCAAGAGTATTTTTTGATAGATGATGCTTTGGCCAATTCAAGGCCAGACTTAATATTAACAGGTAGAACTTTATTAGGTCATATACCAGCAAAAGGTCAGCAATTAGATGATCATTATTTTGGTACAATACCTGCAAGGGCTATGAGTTTTATGCAAGATTTAGAGCAAGAATGTATGTTGTTAGGTATACCAGTTAAAACCAGACATAATGAAGTAGCTCCAAATCAATTTGAGCTAGCACCAATTTTTGAGGAAGCTAATTTAGCAGTAGATCATAACTCTTTGTTGATGGATGTTATGGAAAAAGTTTCTAAGCGTCATCACTTTAAAGTATTGTTTCATGAAAAACCTTTTGCAGAAATCAATGGTTCAGGTAAACATAACAATTGGTCTTTATCTACTCCAGATGGCACGAATTTATTGAGCCCTGGAAAAACACCAATGAAAAATTTACAGTTCTTAACCTTTTTTATAAACACTATAAAGGCAGTTTATGAAAATGAAGAATTATTAAGAGCCTCAATTGCTTCTGCAAGTAATGATCATAGATTAGGAGCAAACGAAGCACCACCTGCAATTATATCCGTTTTTATAGGTAGCCAATTATCTAATGTTTTAAATGAATTAGAAAATGTAACCAAAGGTAAATTGTCACCAGAAGAAAAAACCGATTTAAAATTAAATATTATTGGTAAAATACCTGAAATCTTACTAGATAATACAGATAGAAATAGAACATCAGCATTTGCGTTTACAGGCAATAAGTTTGAGTTTAGAGCTGTTGGTTCTTCTGCAAATTCAGCAATACCTATGACTGTTTTAAATACAATTGTTGCCAAGCAACTAAAAGAATTTAAAACTGAAGTTGATGCTTTAATCGATGATAAAAACTTGAAAAAAGATGAGGCTATATTTAATGTTTTAAGAGAATATATTAAAGACTCAAAAGATATTAGGTTTGAAGGTGATGGTTATGGAGATGCTTGGGAGAAAGAAGCCAAAAAGAGAGGCTTAAGTAATAATAAAACAACGCCTGAAGCTCTTCAGATAAAAACGGCAAAACAAACTGTTTCGTTATTTGAAGAAATGGAGGTAATGAATAAAGTTGAGTTAGAAGCAAGGTATGAAATAGATATAGAGCAGTATACTAAAAGACTTCAAATAGAAAGTAGGGTTTTAGGAGATATAGCTAGAAATCATGTTGTGCCAACTGCTATAATTTATCAAAATACTTTACTAGAGAATACTAAGAATTTAAAAGAAATTTTTGGGGATGAATTTAAAAAGATAGCCAAAGAGCAGATAGAATTGATTATGATTATTTCTAATCACATCACAGAAATAAATGCTTTAACCTTAAAAATGATAGAAGAACGAAGAAATGCCAAAGGTTTAAAAGGTTTAAAATCTGCACAAGCCTATAGTAAGAAAGTGAAGCCTTATTTTGCCCAAATTAGAATGCATTGTGACAAATTAGAAACAATGGTAGATGATAATCTTTGGCCATTAACAAAATATAGAGAATTATTGTTTACAAGATAA
- a CDS encoding glutamine synthetase beta-grasp domain-containing protein — MAKIKLEYIWLDGYFPTQNMRSKTKVEEHEDFQGTVEELGMWSFDGSSTKQASGGSSDCLLKPVAIYPDPARINGYLVMTEVLNADGTPHVSNGRATIEDEDNDFWFGFEQEYFIMDTKTQLPLGFPIGGYPAPQGMYYCSVGGKNTHGRLLVEKHADLCIEAGLNFEGINQEVASGQWEFQLFAKGAKKAGDEIWIARYLLDRLTEQYGYYIDYHPKPLGKDMDWNGSGMHANFSNTTLRTCGSQETYEKICEAFRPVVKEHIAVYGEFNDQRLTGDHETASINDFSYGISDRGASIRIPIITVEKGWKGWLEDRRPASNGDPYKIAGRIIKTVKSANIS, encoded by the coding sequence ATGGCAAAAATTAAATTAGAATACATTTGGTTAGATGGATATTTTCCAACTCAGAACATGAGAAGTAAAACCAAAGTAGAAGAACATGAAGATTTTCAAGGAACAGTTGAAGAATTAGGTATGTGGTCTTTTGATGGATCATCTACAAAACAAGCTTCAGGAGGTTCTTCAGATTGTTTATTAAAACCAGTTGCAATCTATCCAGATCCTGCAAGAATTAACGGTTATTTAGTAATGACTGAGGTTTTAAATGCAGATGGTACTCCACATGTTTCTAATGGTAGAGCTACAATTGAAGATGAAGATAACGATTTCTGGTTCGGTTTTGAACAAGAATACTTTATAATGGATACAAAAACGCAATTACCTCTTGGTTTCCCAATTGGTGGTTATCCTGCACCTCAAGGAATGTACTATTGTTCTGTAGGTGGTAAAAATACACATGGTAGATTATTAGTTGAGAAACATGCAGATTTATGTATCGAAGCTGGTTTAAACTTTGAAGGTATTAACCAAGAAGTTGCTTCAGGTCAGTGGGAATTTCAATTATTTGCTAAAGGAGCTAAAAAAGCCGGAGACGAAATTTGGATTGCTCGTTATTTATTAGACAGATTAACTGAGCAATATGGTTACTATATAGACTATCATCCAAAACCATTAGGTAAAGATATGGACTGGAATGGTTCTGGTATGCATGCAAACTTCTCTAACACAACTTTAAGAACTTGTGGTTCTCAAGAAACTTATGAGAAAATTTGTGAAGCGTTTAGACCAGTTGTAAAAGAGCACATTGCTGTTTATGGTGAGTTTAACGACCAGCGTTTAACAGGTGATCATGAAACAGCTTCGATCAATGATTTCTCTTATGGAATTTCTGATAGAGGTGCATCAATTAGAATACCAATTATTACCGTAGAAAAAGGTTGGAAAGGTTGGTTAGAAGACAGAAGACCTGCTTCTAATGGTGACCCATACAAAATTGCTGGTAGAATTATTAAAACTGTAAAATCTGCTAACATTAGCTAG
- a CDS encoding DUF4136 domain-containing protein: MKNLKPLLFALVIVFSSCNTVKVVTDYDTKADFNKYKTFAFYKTGIDKADISSLDKKRVLRAIETELLAKGFTKSDNPDMLVSIFTKSRRKVNVNQTNMGYGFGWGWNPWMWGGMNNNVSVSEYTEGTLFVDFIDKDKKELIWQGIGTGALKMQNVEKKEERIQLFVKEIISRYPPSQE; encoded by the coding sequence ATGAAAAATTTAAAACCTCTTCTGTTTGCTTTAGTTATTGTATTCAGTTCTTGTAATACTGTAAAGGTGGTAACAGATTATGATACCAAAGCAGATTTTAACAAATACAAAACTTTTGCTTTTTACAAAACAGGTATAGATAAAGCTGATATTTCTAGCTTGGATAAAAAACGTGTTTTAAGAGCAATTGAAACTGAACTTTTAGCAAAGGGTTTTACGAAATCGGATAATCCAGATATGTTGGTTAGTATTTTTACAAAATCTCGTAGAAAAGTGAATGTAAACCAAACTAATATGGGTTATGGTTTTGGATGGGGTTGGAACCCTTGGATGTGGGGTGGAATGAACAATAATGTAAGTGTATCTGAATACACAGAAGGCACACTATTCGTAGATTTTATAGATAAAGATAAAAAAGAGTTGATTTGGCAAGGAATTGGAACTGGAGCTTTAAAAATGCAAAATGTAGAAAAGAAGGAAGAGAGAATTCAGCTATTTGTTAAAGAAATTATTTCTAGATATCCTCCAAGTCAAGAATAA
- a CDS encoding methylmalonyl-CoA mutase family protein, translating into MEQIPAYKPKHKVRIVTAAALFDGHDAAINIMRRIIQSTGVEVIHLGHDRSVEEVVNCAIQEDVNAIAITSYQGGHNEYFKYMYDLLKEKGAGHIKIFGGGGGVILPEEIKELMDYGITRIYSPDDGRELGLQGMINDLVQKSDYAIGNELDVELSDLAKKEIGAIARVISSAENFPEIAKDTLDKIHTKNENSKTPVLGITGTGGAGKSSLVDELVRRFLIDFPEKRIGLISVDPSKRKTGGALLGDRIRMNAINNERVYMRSLATRQSNLALSKYVNEAVQVLKAAEFDLIILETSGIGQSDTEIIEHSDTSLYVMTPEFGAATQLEKIDMLDFADLVAINKFDKRGALDAIRDVKKQYMRNNNLWDVHMDDMPVFGTIASQFNDPGMNTLYKRIMDKLVEKTDADLHSKIEITTAMSEKIFVIPPARVRYLSEIAENNRAYDNKVDEQVIVAQKLYGIYQTILSLTDVISTEMEKSLLSKSGLENDEILKQVQEDDKEFVKLLLAQFEKVKMNLNPYNWEIILNWDTKVQKYKDPIYSFKVRDREIKIETHSESLSHTQIPKVALPKYQAWGDLLRWNLQENVPGEFPYTAGLYPFKRTGEDPTRMFAGEGGPERTNRRFHYVSLGMDAKRLSTAFDSVTLYGNDPGHRPDIYGKIGNAGVSICCLDDAKKLYSGFDLSHNMTSVSMTINGPAPMLLGFFMNAAIDQNCEKYIIEHNLEADVEAKFKEIYDDNGIERPKYQGELPEGNNGLGLMLLGLTGDLVLPTDVYQQIKKDTLAQVRGTVQADILKEDQAQNTCIFSTEFALRLMGDVQEYFIEKQVRNFYSVSISGYHIAEAGANPITQLALTLSNGFTYVEYYLSRGMDINKFGPNLSFFFSNGIDPEYSVIGRVARKIWAKAMKNKYGANPRAQMLKYHIQTSGRSLHAQEIDFNDIRTTLQALYAINDNCNSLHTNAYDEAITTPTEESVRRAMAIQLIINKELGLSKNENPIQGAFIIEELTDLVEEAVLLEFDRITERGGVLGAMETMYQRSKIQEESLYYETLKHTGEFPIIGVNTFLSSKGSPTVQPAEVIRATEEEKQQQIKTKELLNKANPKKVAEQINILQNAAINNENLFDKLMEATKVCSLGQITEALFKVGGQYRRNM; encoded by the coding sequence ATGGAACAAATACCTGCTTACAAACCTAAACATAAAGTAAGAATTGTAACTGCTGCTGCCCTTTTTGATGGGCATGATGCTGCCATAAATATTATGCGTAGAATTATTCAATCTACAGGTGTAGAAGTAATTCATTTAGGGCATGATAGATCTGTAGAAGAAGTGGTCAATTGCGCCATACAAGAAGATGTAAATGCCATTGCAATTACATCATATCAAGGAGGTCATAATGAGTATTTTAAATATATGTATGATCTTTTAAAAGAAAAAGGAGCAGGCCATATTAAAATATTTGGTGGTGGAGGTGGAGTAATTCTACCAGAAGAAATCAAAGAATTGATGGATTATGGAATTACTAGAATTTATTCTCCTGATGATGGACGAGAGTTAGGTTTACAGGGAATGATTAATGACTTGGTTCAAAAATCTGACTATGCAATTGGTAATGAACTTGATGTAGAATTATCAGATTTAGCGAAAAAAGAAATCGGTGCCATTGCTAGAGTAATTTCTTCAGCAGAAAATTTTCCTGAAATTGCAAAAGATACCTTAGACAAAATACACACTAAAAATGAAAACTCAAAAACACCAGTATTAGGAATTACTGGTACAGGTGGTGCAGGTAAATCATCTTTAGTAGATGAATTAGTAAGACGCTTTTTAATCGATTTTCCTGAAAAAAGAATTGGTTTAATTTCTGTTGATCCTTCAAAAAGAAAAACTGGTGGTGCACTTTTAGGAGATAGAATTCGTATGAACGCGATAAATAATGAGCGTGTTTATATGCGTTCTTTAGCAACTCGTCAATCTAATTTAGCATTATCAAAATATGTGAATGAAGCTGTTCAAGTTTTAAAAGCAGCTGAATTTGATTTAATTATTTTAGAAACTTCTGGAATTGGGCAATCTGATACAGAAATTATAGAGCATTCAGATACTTCTTTATATGTAATGACTCCTGAATTTGGAGCTGCAACTCAATTAGAGAAAATAGATATGTTAGATTTTGCTGATTTAGTTGCCATAAATAAGTTTGATAAAAGAGGTGCCCTAGATGCAATTCGCGATGTAAAAAAACAATACATGCGAAACAACAATTTATGGGACGTTCATATGGATGATATGCCTGTTTTTGGAACAATTGCATCTCAATTTAATGACCCAGGAATGAATACGTTATACAAACGTATTATGGATAAGCTAGTTGAAAAAACTGATGCTGACCTACATTCTAAAATAGAAATTACAACAGCAATGTCTGAAAAGATATTTGTAATTCCACCTGCTAGAGTTCGTTATTTATCAGAAATTGCAGAGAACAATAGGGCTTATGATAACAAAGTAGATGAACAAGTAATTGTTGCTCAAAAATTATATGGAATTTATCAAACGATTTTATCTTTAACAGATGTCATTTCGACTGAAATGGAGAAATCTCTATTAAGTAAATCTGGACTTGAAAATGATGAGATCCTGAAACAAGTTCAGGAGGATGACAAAGAATTTGTAAAGTTACTTTTAGCACAATTCGAAAAAGTAAAAATGAACTTAAATCCATACAATTGGGAAATCATTCTGAATTGGGACACCAAAGTTCAAAAATATAAAGACCCTATTTACTCTTTTAAAGTAAGAGATAGAGAAATAAAAATTGAAACGCACAGCGAATCACTTTCACACACTCAAATACCAAAAGTAGCTTTACCTAAATACCAAGCTTGGGGAGATTTGTTACGTTGGAATTTACAAGAAAACGTTCCTGGAGAATTCCCATATACAGCAGGTTTATATCCTTTTAAAAGAACAGGTGAAGACCCAACAAGAATGTTTGCTGGTGAAGGTGGACCTGAAAGAACCAACAGACGTTTTCATTATGTAAGTTTAGGAATGGATGCGAAAAGGCTTTCAACAGCTTTTGATTCTGTAACTTTATATGGTAATGATCCTGGTCATAGACCTGATATTTATGGTAAAATTGGTAATGCAGGTGTATCTATTTGTTGTTTAGATGATGCCAAGAAATTGTATTCTGGTTTCGATTTAAGTCATAATATGACTTCTGTTTCTATGACCATTAACGGTCCTGCACCTATGCTATTAGGTTTTTTTATGAATGCAGCCATTGATCAAAACTGTGAAAAATACATTATAGAACATAATCTTGAAGCTGATGTTGAAGCAAAATTCAAGGAAATTTATGATGACAATGGAATTGAAAGACCTAAATACCAAGGTGAATTACCAGAAGGAAACAATGGTTTAGGATTGATGCTTTTAGGTTTAACAGGTGATTTAGTTTTACCAACGGATGTTTATCAACAAATTAAAAAAGATACCCTAGCACAAGTTAGAGGTACTGTACAAGCAGATATTTTAAAAGAAGATCAAGCACAAAATACTTGTATATTTTCTACAGAATTTGCCTTGCGCCTAATGGGAGATGTGCAAGAATATTTTATAGAAAAGCAAGTTAGAAATTTTTATTCGGTTTCTATTTCTGGATATCATATTGCAGAAGCTGGTGCAAATCCAATTACACAATTAGCACTTACACTTTCTAATGGATTTACTTATGTAGAGTACTATTTAAGTCGTGGAATGGATATCAATAAATTCGGACCAAACTTATCTTTTTTCTTCTCTAATGGAATAGATCCAGAATATTCAGTTATTGGTAGAGTGGCTCGTAAAATTTGGGCGAAAGCCATGAAAAATAAATATGGTGCTAATCCTAGAGCACAAATGTTAAAATATCATATTCAAACTTCTGGGCGTTCTTTACACGCTCAAGAAATTGATTTTAATGATATTAGAACTACACTTCAGGCTTTATACGCTATTAATGACAACTGTAATTCATTGCATACAAATGCATATGATGAAGCAATTACAACACCTACAGAAGAATCTGTAAGAAGAGCAATGGCTATACAGTTAATTATTAATAAAGAATTAGGTTTATCTAAAAACGAAAATCCTATTCAAGGTGCTTTTATCATTGAAGAACTTACAGATTTAGTAGAAGAAGCTGTGTTATTAGAGTTTGATAGAATTACAGAAAGAGGTGGTGTTTTAGGTGCTATGGAAACCATGTATCAGCGTTCTAAAATTCAAGAAGAAAGTTTGTATTATGAAACTTTAAAGCATACTGGAGAATTCCCAATTATTGGTGTAAATACTTTCTTAAGTTCTAAAGGATCTCCTACAGTGCAACCTGCAGAAGTGATTAGAGCTACTGAAGAAGAAAAGCAACAGCAAATTAAAACGAAGGAATTATTGAATAAAGCAAATCCGAAAAAGGTGGCAGAGCAAATTAACATATTACAAAATGCTGCTATTAATAACGAAAATCTTTTTGATAAACTGATGGAAGCTACTAAAGTTTGTTCTTTAGGGCAAATTACTGAAGCCTTATTTAAAGTAGGTGGACAATATAGGAGAAATATGTAG
- a CDS encoding DUF3703 domain-containing protein yields the protein MNSSKLKRGFYQEIELGKRALNFKDYKIAFYHFENAHILGQKHLYRHTVSHYWMFIFGIKTKNNKEIVGQTFRILASLLFTLVWVPKGNTGGTNISPIKKLPIREELKKYFKFNASF from the coding sequence ATGAATTCATCAAAGTTAAAAAGAGGGTTTTATCAAGAAATAGAATTAGGTAAAAGAGCATTAAATTTTAAAGATTATAAAATAGCCTTTTATCATTTTGAAAATGCGCATATATTAGGACAAAAACATTTATACAGACATACAGTTAGTCATTATTGGATGTTTATTTTTGGTATTAAAACAAAGAACAATAAAGAAATAGTTGGCCAAACTTTTAGAATTTTGGCATCTTTACTATTTACTTTAGTTTGGGTTCCTAAAGGTAATACAGGTGGTACAAACATATCACCAATCAAAAAATTACCTATTAGAGAAGAACTAAAAAAATATTTTAAGTTTAATGCATCTTTTTAA
- a CDS encoding sigma-70 family RNA polymerase sigma factor, with the protein MTTKQVWTSYSRDLKRFIISKVKDKTVADDILQDTFIKIHTKLHTLKDIKKLKPWIFTIARNSILDHWKNTNQTIEIENFKLESQVQENLHTEQDCLRGILKNLPKKYRDPLFLSDIKGLKQQEIAAQLNQPLSTTKSQIQRARKLIAKGFMDCCGFTLNEQGNLVGEIQEKEDCKVCK; encoded by the coding sequence ATGACAACAAAACAAGTTTGGACATCCTATTCTAGGGATTTAAAACGATTTATCATCAGCAAAGTAAAAGACAAAACTGTTGCTGATGATATTTTGCAGGATACTTTTATCAAAATTCACACAAAACTTCACACGTTAAAAGATATTAAAAAGCTCAAACCTTGGATTTTTACAATCGCCAGAAATTCAATTTTAGATCATTGGAAAAACACTAATCAAACAATAGAAATCGAAAACTTTAAATTAGAAAGCCAAGTTCAAGAAAACCTGCATACAGAGCAAGATTGTTTGCGAGGCATACTTAAAAATTTACCAAAAAAATATAGAGACCCTTTATTTTTATCTGATATTAAAGGATTAAAACAACAAGAAATAGCAGCCCAACTAAATCAACCATTATCTACTACAAAATCACAAATTCAAAGAGCTCGAAAACTAATAGCTAAAGGTTTTATGGATTGTTGTGGCTTTACATTAAATGAGCAAGGTAATTTAGTAGGCGAAATTCAAGAAAAAGAAGATTGTAAGGTTTGTAAATAA
- a CDS encoding dienelactone hydrolase family protein, producing MASLKKEDISQEVFDLYDDYAHNKLTRKQFLEKLSLYAVGAITLPALLSFISPNYIDSILVQPNDPRLDSKMINYESPKGGQKMKGLLSIPKNSTEKLPGILVVHENRGLNPYIKDVGRRAALDGYITLAPDALAPLGGYPGNDDEGRAMQRKRDRNEMIEDFIAGYHYLKNHKNCNGKIGVVGFCFGGYISNILAVRIPELAASVPYYGRQPSAEDAAKVKAPLLLQYAGLDKRVNAGWPDYEKILKENNVTYTAHFYPDVNHGFHNNTTPRYDEEAADLSWARTMDFFKTHLKG from the coding sequence ATGGCATCACTAAAGAAAGAAGATATTAGTCAAGAAGTTTTTGATTTATATGATGATTATGCACACAACAAATTAACCAGAAAACAATTTTTAGAGAAACTTTCTTTATATGCAGTAGGTGCAATTACATTGCCAGCCTTGCTTAGCTTTATATCTCCAAATTATATTGATAGTATTTTGGTACAGCCTAATGACCCAAGGTTAGATTCAAAAATGATTAATTACGAATCTCCAAAAGGAGGTCAAAAAATGAAAGGCTTACTTTCTATTCCAAAAAATAGTACAGAAAAATTACCTGGAATTTTAGTGGTTCATGAAAACAGAGGCTTAAACCCTTATATAAAAGATGTTGGCAGAAGAGCAGCTTTAGATGGTTATATCACATTAGCTCCAGACGCTTTAGCGCCTTTAGGTGGTTATCCTGGAAATGATGACGAAGGACGTGCAATGCAAAGAAAAAGAGATAGAAATGAAATGATAGAAGATTTTATTGCAGGTTATCATTATTTAAAGAATCATAAAAATTGTAATGGAAAAATAGGTGTAGTTGGCTTTTGTTTTGGAGGTTATATTTCAAATATTTTAGCGGTTAGAATTCCAGAATTAGCAGCTTCTGTTCCTTATTATGGCAGACAGCCTTCTGCTGAAGATGCTGCAAAAGTTAAAGCGCCTTTATTATTGCAATATGCTGGTTTAGATAAAAGAGTAAATGCTGGCTGGCCTGATTATGAAAAAATATTAAAAGAAAATAACGTTACTTATACTGCACATTTTTATCCTGATGTAAATCATGGTTTTCACAACAATACCACACCAAGATATGATGAAGAAGCTGCAGATTTATCTTGGGCCAGAACTATGGACTTTTTTAAAACACATTTAAAAGGCTAA
- a CDS encoding class I SAM-dependent methyltransferase, with the protein MSKKQLISKELENFYNKASEETRLEKGMGIFEFERIKELLTRHISKPNCTIVDVGGGTGKYSEWLAKEGHDVHLIEPVAKHIKLAQKRAYKLKNKFTVTLGEARNLPLKPELADIVILHGPLYHLQKREDRIIAIKEAKRVLKKGGIVLAFAINATASTVVGLMNGMIHANSFFEMCKEELTSGIHNAPKDFPFLLTDAYYHKPTDLKSEFLENDFEILNLFAVEGMIWLDNEYFANMLDKKKSKTLKALQKLTENDEYLLPFSPHMMIAARK; encoded by the coding sequence GTGAGCAAAAAACAATTAATTAGCAAAGAGCTCGAAAATTTTTACAACAAAGCTTCAGAAGAAACTCGTCTAGAAAAAGGCATGGGTATTTTTGAATTTGAGCGCATTAAAGAATTATTAACAAGACATATTTCAAAACCAAATTGTACTATTGTTGATGTTGGTGGAGGAACAGGAAAATATAGTGAATGGCTTGCAAAAGAAGGGCATGATGTACATTTAATAGAGCCTGTAGCTAAACACATAAAATTAGCTCAAAAAAGAGCTTACAAACTAAAAAATAAATTTACTGTTACATTAGGTGAAGCTAGAAATTTACCTTTAAAACCAGAATTAGCAGATATTGTTATTCTACATGGACCTTTATATCATTTACAAAAAAGAGAAGATAGAATTATTGCTATTAAAGAAGCAAAACGTGTCTTAAAAAAAGGTGGAATAGTTTTAGCTTTTGCCATTAATGCTACAGCTTCTACAGTTGTTGGTTTAATGAACGGAATGATACATGCAAACTCATTTTTTGAGATGTGTAAAGAAGAATTAACGTCTGGCATTCATAACGCACCCAAAGACTTTCCGTTTTTATTAACAGACGCATATTATCATAAACCAACCGATTTAAAATCTGAATTTTTAGAAAATGATTTCGAAATTCTAAATCTTTTTGCGGTTGAAGGAATGATTTGGTTAGACAATGAATATTTTGCAAATATGCTAGATAAAAAGAAATCCAAAACGTTAAAAGCTTTGCAAAAACTTACTGAAAATGATGAATACTTGCTACCTTTTAGCCCTCACATGATGATTGCTGCTCGTAAATAA
- a CDS encoding NRDE family protein — protein MCTVTFLPLPNNGFILTSNRDETPLRKTIPPKGYLENGVEVVYPKDVVAGGTWIGTSEKDRAVCLLNGAYKNHKRTLPYALSRGVIVKNVLTADDAEIYINRLGLRNIEPFTLLLLDYSVDLKLFELVWDGETKHFHQLDKTPRIWSSSTLYTDDMKEKRQEWFQNWLKENDKFSVANVLEFHNNTDLGEPEVTTRMKRKLIETVSITSISKIEEIVDMKYLDFL, from the coding sequence ATGTGTACAGTTACTTTTTTGCCTTTACCCAATAATGGTTTTATACTTACTTCGAACAGGGATGAAACTCCTTTAAGAAAAACAATTCCACCTAAAGGATATTTAGAAAATGGGGTAGAGGTTGTGTACCCCAAAGATGTTGTAGCAGGAGGCACTTGGATTGGTACAAGTGAAAAAGATAGAGCAGTTTGTTTGTTAAATGGGGCCTACAAAAATCATAAACGTACTTTGCCTTATGCTTTAAGTAGAGGTGTTATTGTAAAAAATGTTTTAACTGCAGATGATGCAGAAATTTATATCAATAGATTAGGTTTACGTAATATTGAGCCTTTTACGCTGCTATTGTTAGATTATAGTGTAGATCTTAAATTATTTGAATTAGTTTGGGATGGAGAAACAAAACACTTTCATCAGTTAGATAAAACTCCCAGAATTTGGTCATCATCTACTTTGTATACTGATGATATGAAAGAGAAAAGACAAGAATGGTTTCAAAACTGGCTGAAAGAAAATGACAAATTTTCTGTAGCAAATGTTTTAGAATTCCATAACAATACAGATTTGGGCGAGCCTGAAGTTACAACCAGAATGAAGCGAAAATTAATTGAAACAGTTAGTATCACATCTATTAGTAAAATAGAAGAAATTGTAGATATGAAATATTTAGATTTTTTATAA